GGGAAACGACAGGCAGAGAAAGGCTGGAGCAGTTACAGTATTTTCGAGTGGGCCAGATGGCGCGTCAGCTTCAAAAGGTCAGCGCCGTAGAACCACCATACAAAGCCCACAACGCAAAGCAGAAAGCAGTATTCCCCCAGGCTGCCTGTGGAGCACAGCTTGAGCGAAAACTTGTTGCTGCGTGAAAAGGGCGTAAGGGGCACGCCCGACGGCGTCAGCATGTCCAGAACCACGTGACTGAGGCCGCCGAAGCCAAGCCCCAGCAATACGTCACGCCCCATGGGGCCCATTTGCGCCCCAGGCGCGGCAAAAGCCACTGCGCACAAGATCAGCCACCAGCCGAACCAGTGGGTGGTTCCCCTGTGTACGGCATTGAATATTTTTTGCCGTCCGCGTCTGGTGGGAGCAAGGCCAGCCATGCGCTGGTCCAGCACGTCGGGCATGACGGCCCCGACGCAGGCCGCCGCCACTCCGGCAGCGGGCAGGTGCAGGGCCAGGGCCGCAGCGACGGCCGTGGCCTGATGGGTTATCCACTTCATGAATAATCCTGGGAGAGAATGTTGGGAAACGCTGATTTATTCCGTTTGGCAGTGTTGCTTCACTTTTTTTGAAACAGTCGAGGACGGAAGAGTCCACTCCTGCTTCAAAAAAAGATCGCGCCTTGCCAAACGAAATAACTGCGCGTTTCCAGGATGCTCTTTAATCAGTACTCCCTTAACCTCGGGAATATATCCTTAAAAAAACCCGCCTCGGACAGTTTCGTCACGAGATGAATTTTCTGGTATTTCAAGGAGAACGAGCCTTTTATGCAGGGAGTGTACTCTGATGGTACTCGACCGGAATAAAAGGCGACGTTCGACGCAGAAATACCAGAAAAGGCGCTCGTGACGGCACAGTCTTAGCCGCAGCGGGAAAACCCGCAAGCCGGGCAAATCAGGCACCCTTCCTGAAAAACAAGTTTTTCGCCGCAGTCGGGGCAGCAGTTGGCGGCAAGGTCGCTGACAGTATCCACAACCTCATCCTTGAGGTAGCGCTGCTCCAGCACCCAGGCAATGGCGTCAGGGATGGAAAGCAGCAGGCCCTTGCCGCGAAAGACGGGGTGTTCGCCGCCGATGCCTTTAATCTGCGCCACAACGTCGCGCACGTGCACGCCGGAGCGCAGCGCCAGAGAAACGAGGCGGCCTATGGCCTCGGCCTTGGCGGTAATGGAGCGGCCGGATTTGCCAATGGTGGCAAAGACCTCAAAGGGCCTGCCGTCCACCTCATTGACCGTAAGGTACATGGCCCCGAGGCCCGTCTGCACCTTGCGGGTAAAGCCCTGCACCTCGTCGGGGCGCTTGCGCACCAGAGACGTGGGCGCGGCGATGGGTGAAGCGGGGGCAGGCGCGCTGCCCTGCTGCCCGGCCGTGCCCGATTCGGGCGCGGAATCGCCGTCCATTTTCTTCTGTCCCTCGCCCGTGGCGAGCACCTGAATGCTCTTGCAGCCGTCGCGGTATACGGTGACGCCCTTGCAGCCTTCCTTATACGCCAGCCAGTATATTTCGCGGATGTCCTGCTCTGTGGCGCTGTTGGACAGGTTGACGGTTTTGGACACGGCATTGTCCGTGTGCCGCTGAAAGGCCGCCTGCATGCGCAGATGCCACACCGGCGCTATATCCATGGCAGTCACAAAGACCTTGCGCAGAGGGGCGGGCAGATAGTCCATGCCCTGAATGGAGCCCCTGGCCACCACGGCGTCCATCAGCTCATGGCTGAACAGCCCGCCGTTCTCAAGCGCTTCCGCAAAATGCGGATTCACTTCCACGAGGCGCTCGCCATCCAGAATATTGCGTGTAAAACACAGGGCGAAAAGCGGCTCCACGCCGGACGAGCAGCCAGCGATGATGGAAAGCGTGCCCGTGGGCGCGATGGTGGTTACCGTGGCGTTACGGTACGGCCCAAGCTTGCGGCGGCCGTACACCGAGGTCTCGTAGGCCGGGAACGGCCCGCGTTCCTGGGCCAGCAGGGCCGATGCCTTGTGCCCTTCCTCCTGCACAAAGGCCATGACCCGCTCGCCAAGGTCAATGCCCTCTTGCGAGTCATAGGCCACGCCAAGCTGAAAGAGCAGGTCGGCAAAGCCCATAACGCCCAGGCCGATCTTGCGGTTTTTGCGCACGGTTTCGCTGATGCGGTCAAGGGGAAAGCGCGAGGCGTCAATGACATTGTCGAGAAAGCGCACGCCCAGATGCACGGCATGGCGCAGTTCGTCCCAGTCTATGCCCTTCGCGGCCGGATCCGCATCGTTTTCGTGCCCGGGGACATAAAAGCAGGAAAGATTGATGGAACCGAGGTTGCAGGCTTCAAAGGGCAGCAGGGGCTGCTCGCCGCAAGGGTTGGTCGATTCAATGTCGCCCTGATCCGGCGTGGGATTGTCGCGGTTGATGCGATCAAGAAAGACAATGCCGGGATCGCCCGACAGCCATGCCTTGCGCACCAGCAGGTCAAAAACCTCGCGCGCGGGCAGGCGCCTCATGACTTCGCCGTTGTTGGGGGCCACGAGGTCATACTGCTCGTCCCGCTCCACGGCCTGCATGAAGGCTTCAGTCAATCCAACGGAAAGATTGAAGTTATTGAATTCGCCTTCTTTTTCCTTGGCGCCTATAAATTCGAGAATATCCGGGTGATCCACCCGCAGGATGCCCATGTTGGCTCCGCGTCGAGTGCCCCCCTGCTTTATCTGCTCCGTGGCGGTATTGAAAATGCGCAAAAAAGACACTGGCCCGGAGGCCACACCGCCGGTGGAACCTACCCGGCTGTCCTTGGGGCGCAGGCGCGAAAAGGAAAAGCCAGTGCCGCCGCCGGACTTGTGGATCATGGCCGCGTATTTGACGGCGTCAAAAATCTCTTCAATGGAGTCGCCCACCGGCAGCACAAAACAGGCGGAAAGCTGCCCCAGGTCCGTACCCGCGTTCATGAGGGTCGGCGAGTTGGGCAGAAACTTCCAACTGGTCATGAGGTCATAAAAATCGCGGGCCAATTGCCCGCTCTTCTGGCTGGAGCCCTCGTACTTTTCTTCTTCAACGGCAATGGCGGCTGCCACGCGCCAAAAAAGATCGCGTGGTGTTTCGATAGTCTGTCCGTCCAGGTTTTTGCGCAGATAACGCTTTTGCAAAACGACTTCGGTATTGGGCTTCAACTGTGGCTCAGGGAGATCTTTGGGCTGTGCGAGCATGGGAATGCTAACCTTGTCTTGAAGTTGTGCAGGGCAAAAACGGTCCTGCGGGACCATGGGCGAGTATACACGCTTGAAGGGTAAATAAAAGCCCCATACCAAAACGGCCGAAATTAACAGCTTGAATTAAATGACTTTGCATATCGATAGATATTTTTATTAGAGCAATTTTTCTTTGAAATTACTCTGGCGGATGCGGGAGCAGACGCCCGCCGTGGAGGCATACGCGCAGTGTATCTGCGCGGTTAACCGCCGGAGCGGGCGTTTTGAAAGCATTGCTTCAGGCTTTGTGGCGCAGGAAACTACGCTTGCTCCAGCCGCGAGAATAGATATTCTCAATGCGAAAATGCTCTAGAGCATTTAACACTTGAAATGCTCGCGTACGGCAGACAAAAGCCCGCCTACTCGCATTTCGTGGCAAGGATTTTCAGAAAAATCCTTGCAGAGCATTTAACTCATTTCATTCGTAAACTGCTCTAAGAGCCATTCTCCACGCAAAAACCCCCACAAAACGCGCGGGGAGGCGCGCCCTGTGGGGGTTGGTACTGCGTGAAAAAATAGATTTAGCCTTTTTTCCCGCCCTTTCCACCGCGCCTTTGCGGCCTGCCGGAATCGCGCTCGGAAGATGGCCGACGGGAGTCCGGTCGGGCCGGAGCATCCCGGCGGGCCGGACGGGCCGGACGCGGCATGCCTTCTGCAGGGGCCGCAGGGCTTGCGTGGGCATAACCATGCCCGGCGGGGGACGCGCCCCCGTAACCCGGCCGCCGCACAATGCGCGCGCCGCTCTTGGCGTCACGCCGTGCGTCCGGTGGCACCTGCACCTCGAGCAGACTGCCGGACGGCAGCCCGTCGGCATCTTCCAGCAACAACAGACCGCAGGCGGCACAGGCATAGCGGCCACGGCCCGCAAGGCCGGGAACGGCAAAAGGCGCTGTGAGCACGCGGGCCTTCATGCTGCCGGAAGTTTTGCGTCCCTGCTCCTGGCCAGCCGCAACTTCCGGCGCTGCCACGGGCGAAAGCAGGAGCGGCGCGAGACTCAGGCCGCTTTTGCCAAGCCCGGCATCGGCGGAAAGGTCTTCAAGCCATCTGGGCGCGTCTTCGCTGCCAAAGGTAAAGTGACACCAGGTGCGGCCTCCCTGACCGCCCAGCAGCGGACAGGCCGCCTGATGCGGGCACGGGGCCAGGGCCGTAAGCCCGCCCTCCACAGCCAGATGACGCAGATCCATAATGGTGGAACCGCCGAGGCGCGTGCCGGGTTCCACAAAAAGCAGGGATGGGCCAGAAGACTGGCCTTCCGCGCCGTCCGTGGCGGAGCGGCCATGGCTGCGGAACAGCGGCGCAAGCGCATCCAGAAAACGCGCAAGCCGCTCCTCGCGGCAATCGTCGGGCCGTTCGTCCGGATCCGCCGACTGGCCGGAACCGGCGCGCCCTTCCGCATCGGGATCGTCCATTCTCCCCATCAGGGGGGCGTCGTCTTCGTCGTAGGAATCAAGCGTGCTGGCGCGGCCGCTTCTTTTGCCGAAACGCAGTTCATTGAGCACGTTGGCGGCGCTGACCAGCCAGGGCCGGGCCTGCCCTCCGGACAGCAGCGGCGCGGCCTGTCGCGCGGCCTGCTCCAGCGGAGCCCGCACGATCTGCACCTGCCAGGGCTGATGGAAGGTCAGGGCTGCCACTTCGTGCAACAGGCTGCGCCCCAGTTCCAGCGGCTGCGACGAACTGTCCAGAGCCAGTACCTGAATGGGCGCTTGCCGCCACTCGGGACGGGCCAGCCACAGAGCCAGAGGCAAGGTCAGCGGGCCGGATCCTGTATCGATCAGCAGAGCCTTGCCGCCCTGAGCCGCGACGGCCTGCGGGTCCGGCAGGGGCATTGCCGCCAGCAGGCGGATGAGCCGCACCAGATTCCAGGGCAAAAAATAGTACATATACGCGCTGACAAAGGCCGGAGTACCCCAGTAGGGACGGTCAAGGGCCGCCCGCTCGGTGGTGAGCAGGCGTGACAGCCGGGCTATGTCGTCGGGCAGCGAACGGCGATGGGCCGCGCTCAGGGGCCATACGCGGGCCAGCACTTCCGGCAGTTGGTCAAGAATGACGCGCGCTTCTTCCGTCAAAGGCGGAAACAACGGCATTGCCCCCTTCCAGGCGTAACTCTGGGCGGTGGCCGGGCGCGGGGCTCGGGCGGTTATGGATTCACGCCTGTCCCGGTTGAAATCATCCCTGCTAAAGCTGTCCCGGTCGCGTCCGTCCCTGTTGAATCCAGCCCTGTTTCTGTTCTGACCATCTGCGCGGTCAAAAGCATTTTTGGCATCGGGCCAGCCTTCGGCTGACGCTCCACCCCTGCCGGAGCGCGGCGCGTCGGAGCGCGGCCTGCCAGAGTGCGGCGGGCGCGGCCCGTTGTCTCTGCCCTTGCCTGCGTCCTGGCCCCAGCTACGGTCTCTGTCCTGACCCCGGTTCCGGCCCCGGTTCTGCTCTCTGTCCTGGCCCCGGCTCTTGTCACGACCCTCGCCGGGCCAGTTTTTGTCAGACCCGGTTTTGCCGGATCTGCCCTTGTCCTGCTCATATTTTTTGGGCTCATATTTCTTGGCCCCAGATTTTTCGGGCCAAGCTTTTTCGGGCCGGCCTTTATCCTCATAGGACTTGCCCGCTCCCGCCCTGTCGGGACGGGAATGGCCTTCGCCGCCCTTGTCCTGACCGGGCCTGCCGCTGCGCGAGCCGCCGGGTTTGCCCGCTCCCGCCCTGTCGGGCCGGGAATGGCCTTCACCGCCCTTGTCCTGACCGGGCCTGCCGCTACGCGAACCGCCGGGTTTGCCCGCTCCCGCCCTGTCGGGACGGGAATGGCCTTCGCCACCCTTGTCCTGACCGGGCCTGCCGCTGCGTGAACCGCCGGGTTTGCCCGCTCCCGCCCTGTCGGGACGGGAATGACCTTCGCCGCCCTTGTCCTGACCGGGTCTGCCGCTGCGCGAACCGCCGGGTTTGCCCGCTCCCGCCCTGTCGGGACGGGAATGGCCTTCGCCACCCTTGTCCTGACCGGGTCTGTCTGCTGTCCTGTCCCTGTCCGCAGGCCTTTTCGCAGGTCTGTCTGCGGGCTTGTCACGAGAGACTTCGCCGTTGCGGGAACGGTCCGGACGCGGTTTCTTTTTTTGCTGATCTGACATTTATGCTCCAAAGCGCATGTGGCGTAAATAGTTCTGATGAAAATTCTTTTCTTCCACAAGGGGCAGCAGTCGGGCTGTGGCGCACAGTGCGGCCAGGTTTTCGCGCATCTGCGCGTTGCGGACCAGAAGGGCCGCGCCATCCAAAGAGGCATTGCCAACGGCCCGCAGGCGCGGAGCCAGAGCCGACGGCAAAAAGCCCAGCGTCTCAAGGTCCTGCGCCCGCACATGTTCGCCCAGAGCGCCCGCCAGACACAGGGCGGCCACATCGCCGGGGACAAGCCCCGCCGCAGCCAGCAGGCTTTCCAGCGCCAGGGCAAAGGCCGCCTTGACCTTGAGCAGTTCCTCCACGTCAGCGGCGCACAGCCACATGCCGTGGGGCAGACGCAGACGCATGCCCCCGCTGTCCTTGCCCGGTTCAAGGCACGCGGCCAGCCTGCGGGCCAGGGGCATGGCCGGAGCGGATTCAAAGCCGCCGTCCTCACGCACAAGTTTCGTCCGCAGCAGCACGGCCAGCAGGGACACATAACCGGTGGCGCTGATGCCCCGCGCCCTGCCGTCTTCCGCCGCCGGTCCCAAAAGCCCGCTGGCGGAGGCTTTGTGCCTGACAGCCTGACAGGAAGGGCACGGACAGTGCCCGCCGTGCTCACGCAGGTCATCTTCAGGCCGCCGGGCGAAGAAATGCGCCTCAAGGCCCGTGGGCGCAAGGCTGAAATCCGTAATCACCCCCGGCCCGGCCAGTTGTCCGCACTGCGGGCCAATGCCCTCAAGGGCCGGGCCCAGCGGCACGCTGGTCAGCAAAAGCCTGCCCTGCGCGTCCACAAGCGCCAGTTCGCCATTGGTGCCAAGGTCCGCCAGCACAAAGGGGCGCGGCATGTCCCCGGCCAGCAACGCGGCCAGCCCCGCGCTCACGTCGCCGCCCACAAAGGGAGCGGGCAAGGGCGGGATGTACACTGGCGGCAGGCCGGGCACTTGTACCGTTTCATGCCCGCCATGCGCAAGCCTGTAGGGCGCGGCGCACAGGCCGTCCACAGGCAGATCCAAAAAAATGTCCGTCATGGCCGTATTGGCGGCAAGGCACAAGCCCTCCACCCGCGCCGCGCCTTTTTGCTCAAGGAAATCCACCACATTTCGCAGGCTGCGCCGCACCAGTCGGGACAGCACGCTGCGGCCTTGCGGCTGCCGCGCCACGGCCAGCCGCGACATGATATCCGCCCCGGCCCCGGCCTGCGGGTTCAGAAAACTGCCCTGCCCCACAACGCCTGCCGTGTTTTCGCGCTCTCCGTCAACGGATATGCCAACGGCGCGCCAGTACACGGACGTTGTGCCCAAGTCCA
This DNA window, taken from Desulfovibrio sp. 86, encodes the following:
- a CDS encoding metal-dependent hydrolase, which codes for MKWITHQATAVAAALALHLPAAGVAAACVGAVMPDVLDQRMAGLAPTRRGRQKIFNAVHRGTTHWFGWWLILCAVAFAAPGAQMGPMGRDVLLGLGFGGLSHVVLDMLTPSGVPLTPFSRSNKFSLKLCSTGSLGEYCFLLCVVGFVWWFYGADLLKLTRHLAHSKIL
- a CDS encoding vitamin B12-dependent ribonucleotide reductase; protein product: MLAQPKDLPEPQLKPNTEVVLQKRYLRKNLDGQTIETPRDLFWRVAAAIAVEEEKYEGSSQKSGQLARDFYDLMTSWKFLPNSPTLMNAGTDLGQLSACFVLPVGDSIEEIFDAVKYAAMIHKSGGGTGFSFSRLRPKDSRVGSTGGVASGPVSFLRIFNTATEQIKQGGTRRGANMGILRVDHPDILEFIGAKEKEGEFNNFNLSVGLTEAFMQAVERDEQYDLVAPNNGEVMRRLPAREVFDLLVRKAWLSGDPGIVFLDRINRDNPTPDQGDIESTNPCGEQPLLPFEACNLGSINLSCFYVPGHENDADPAAKGIDWDELRHAVHLGVRFLDNVIDASRFPLDRISETVRKNRKIGLGVMGFADLLFQLGVAYDSQEGIDLGERVMAFVQEEGHKASALLAQERGPFPAYETSVYGRRKLGPYRNATVTTIAPTGTLSIIAGCSSGVEPLFALCFTRNILDGERLVEVNPHFAEALENGGLFSHELMDAVVARGSIQGMDYLPAPLRKVFVTAMDIAPVWHLRMQAAFQRHTDNAVSKTVNLSNSATEQDIREIYWLAYKEGCKGVTVYRDGCKSIQVLATGEGQKKMDGDSAPESGTAGQQGSAPAPASPIAAPTSLVRKRPDEVQGFTRKVQTGLGAMYLTVNEVDGRPFEVFATIGKSGRSITAKAEAIGRLVSLALRSGVHVRDVVAQIKGIGGEHPVFRGKGLLLSIPDAIAWVLEQRYLKDEVVDTVSDLAANCCPDCGEKLVFQEGCLICPACGFSRCG
- a CDS encoding small ribosomal subunit Rsm22 family protein → MSDQQKKKPRPDRSRNGEVSRDKPADRPAKRPADRDRTADRPGQDKGGEGHSRPDRAGAGKPGGSRSGRPGQDKGGEGHSRPDRAGAGKPGGSRSGRPGQDKGGEGHSRPDRAGAGKPGGSRSGRPGQDKGGEGHSRPDRAGAGKPGGSRSGRPGQDKGGEGHSRPDRAGAGKSYEDKGRPEKAWPEKSGAKKYEPKKYEQDKGRSGKTGSDKNWPGEGRDKSRGQDREQNRGRNRGQDRDRSWGQDAGKGRDNGPRPPHSGRPRSDAPRSGRGGASAEGWPDAKNAFDRADGQNRNRAGFNRDGRDRDSFSRDDFNRDRRESITARAPRPATAQSYAWKGAMPLFPPLTEEARVILDQLPEVLARVWPLSAAHRRSLPDDIARLSRLLTTERAALDRPYWGTPAFVSAYMYYFLPWNLVRLIRLLAAMPLPDPQAVAAQGGKALLIDTGSGPLTLPLALWLARPEWRQAPIQVLALDSSSQPLELGRSLLHEVAALTFHQPWQVQIVRAPLEQAARQAAPLLSGGQARPWLVSAANVLNELRFGKRSGRASTLDSYDEDDAPLMGRMDDPDAEGRAGSGQSADPDERPDDCREERLARFLDALAPLFRSHGRSATDGAEGQSSGPSLLFVEPGTRLGGSTIMDLRHLAVEGGLTALAPCPHQAACPLLGGQGGRTWCHFTFGSEDAPRWLEDLSADAGLGKSGLSLAPLLLSPVAAPEVAAGQEQGRKTSGSMKARVLTAPFAVPGLAGRGRYACAACGLLLLEDADGLPSGSLLEVQVPPDARRDAKSGARIVRRPGYGGASPAGHGYAHASPAAPAEGMPRPARPARRDAPARPDSRRPSSERDSGRPQRRGGKGGKKG
- a CDS encoding ASKHA domain-containing protein is translated as MLLQIFFAAGTAASPGENADAKPLEIEAAPGQSLSQAIWLSGQMPPQPLCGGLGRCGRCRVRFAAKAPASLPAEADVFSASELAEGWRLACRRQVPDGERLALELPQESMAWPSGPEDVAATYVAHHRRHTPGSSLAYSPAGAWPDILAGCPAGGSTDTQADNAAGKPVPLALAVDLGTTSVYWRAVGISVDGERENTAGVVGQGSFLNPQAGAGADIMSRLAVARQPQGRSVLSRLVRRSLRNVVDFLEQKGAARVEGLCLAANTAMTDIFLDLPVDGLCAAPYRLAHGGHETVQVPGLPPVYIPPLPAPFVGGDVSAGLAALLAGDMPRPFVLADLGTNGELALVDAQGRLLLTSVPLGPALEGIGPQCGQLAGPGVITDFSLAPTGLEAHFFARRPEDDLREHGGHCPCPSCQAVRHKASASGLLGPAAEDGRARGISATGYVSLLAVLLRTKLVREDGGFESAPAMPLARRLAACLEPGKDSGGMRLRLPHGMWLCAADVEELLKVKAAFALALESLLAAAGLVPGDVAALCLAGALGEHVRAQDLETLGFLPSALAPRLRAVGNASLDGAALLVRNAQMRENLAALCATARLLPLVEEKNFHQNYLRHMRFGA